The following are encoded in a window of Corythoichthys intestinalis isolate RoL2023-P3 chromosome 8, ASM3026506v1, whole genome shotgun sequence genomic DNA:
- the LOC130920005 gene encoding FAS-associated death domain protein-like, with the protein MMAAKLDIAANVIAENLGRNWRRLGRQLGLTETKLDSVSTRHPNDLDETARELLKEWRKNRGSEVCVKDLVRALRACHQNLTADKVEDAWMIPQ; encoded by the exons ATGATGGCAG CCAAGCTGGACATTGCCGCAAATGTGATTGCTGAAAACTTGGGTCGTAACTGGCGTAGATTAGGACGACAGCTGGGTCTGACCGAAACTAAACTGGATTCCGTCTCAACGAGACATCCGAACGATTTGGACGAGACTGCCAGAGAGCTGCTGAAGGAATGGCGCAAGAATCGTGGATCCGAAGTCTGCGTTAAAGACTTAGTTAGGGCTCTCAGGGCATGCCACCAAAATCTCACAGCTGATAAAGTGGAGGATGCCTGGATGATACCTCAATAG